The DNA window GAGGGCGCCGCCAAGACATGCGAACAGTGTGCACAAAGCAGCTCGACGATTGCAGTAATCACTTTGATGAGGGCTACGATAACGGAAGGACCGAAAGCgtagatcaaaagaaaaactatagcGAAGGCTGCTATCACACTCAGTGATATTTTCCAATGCTGTACGAAAGCCATCATGAGCGGGCTCATATCTGGGATTGAGAAGCCGTCCCACAAGCTGCCATTCACCTTTTTACTTGCGCTATCAAAAATTTCGTTGTCCGTCATACTGCTATGATACAGTAATTTTCCCGCTAGAAGAATATCGTGCGTTTGTGCCCCACACTGATATCGAGCAGCGATCTTGTGCATGCGCGTGGTTGTTTCCGAGCTTGAGATGGTTTGCTTCACTTTTTGTTGAGCACTTGAGGAGAAATGTTTGATGTGAGCAGTCTAGTGCCAATTCACGAGGCTTTTCGGAGTAGCAGTAGACGGTTGTTTTGGCCGCCTCTGTGCAACTGTAGCAGCCTGTGACGTTCGTTGCATTTATGGTGCAGGAAGGATCTATGGCTATCAAatcatttgaatttcttttcggGAAGTAATTGCCACCGTTACTTCTGCTTCATGGGAGTCGATCGAAACTGTGTCTGCTGCTGAAATATTGTAGTGCACTGTGGAGAGCGGTAGAACCGCAGTAGAATTTCGCATTGCTCTGAAAGTGTGTTGAGGGCATAGACATCGGGCTGCATTCGAATTCGTTGAACATGCGCACATGATTCTGTTTCTACATGAGTTGAATCTCCGCAAAGCAGCGTCTGCGCTAGGGCATTCGACTGCCACTTTGAACCTATCGTCTAGAATCATGTGAGTTTTCAGCGATTCTGCAAACCTTCTGTTGGCGGCAGCCGCAAAGAGGTACTGCAGAGAGAAAACTCCCATGTTCCATCCAGTCACATTCTGCTGGACGTAAGGATAGAGTTGAACAGATTGAGATGTTTCTTTGCCAGCGGATGTGGGTCGAACTCTCAAGTGAACCTCGGGGCTCCATGAAGGACACCTGTATATTTGGTATACAACGTTATCGAGAGGCATGTGAGCAACTCGATAAAACAGACATCCTGCAAGCGGAAGACCTAGGCATCCACATATGATACCTCCACATGTCTCGCTGCATTTAGAGTAGCCGGGATATACTTCTGCTTCACGCAGTTCGGGAACGCTATCATTTGCTCGAAGATTGAAACACGTGTCCCCAAGACAGGAGCCCATGAAAGGGCATcgttttttagaaaatactcTTGGCGACGTGTCTCTTGAGAAGAGCGTTTCTTTGTTGCACTTATGACGTGTCCTCTCCAGACTTATTTCAAGGTTCCCGATGGTTTGATTTCGGTATTTTAGATACACGCATACCTCTCTGTGAAGCTTATTGAATAGAAATTCTCGCTCATACTCGATCGTGCACATATTTGAATCGTTACAAACAAGCTCCGTGCTGTGACGCGTATGGGGGTGTTGACAAGCGTGAGTTTCTGAGGGCACTGTTGTTAGAGCAAGTAGCGCAACCACAACGAACTTTGATGGTCGCATGTCCACATGAGTGCGAACCGCTGGACTCTGGTTGCGCAATTTCGTTATGGGATGGGTGCTGCACTTCGGTACTATTTTCTTCACGACCATGGAGCACAATACCACGAGAAGTATTGCTGTCGCTACAATGCAGACTGCTGTGAAAATGGCTCCAAAGGGCCAGCAATGAGGATTCCCTAGCAACGACAAAGTGAATATCGTTTTGTCGTCACAGAACTTGCTACGCCGGCACATTTTGCCTTGCCGTCCACTGGCTTCAGCATGACTGTGAAGTGTCACGTTCACATGACTATGGTGAGCTGATGGGGGTAGTACAAATGTACTGGTGTCATTGACGGTTCGGTTACGGCAGGCATCATTGAGGCAGAGTGTGTATGTATCAGAAGGTGGTTTCACCGAGACTTTCCCTTCTGCACATAGTATGTGCGATGCGTTGCTCGTGTGGGCCAAAGCCAGAACGAGAAGTGGGTATAGGAATCTCGTCGCTATGGTATTTGAGGTAGCTACTATGTGAGAATGTGAGAGCTCCTCTTCATTGGGAAATTCGTCATggtactttttgttttgcttcgcCTTTCTGGGAGGAAGAATTCTTGTCGGCAGCTGCTGCTGTTTTTGGCCTGTGGATCTTTTGTTGCCATCATTCTCATATATCTTGCTGCTTATTTCGAGAGGAGTAAGTTTCGAAATAGGTCGCTGGATAGTTTTACCTGATGAAGTAAGGACTTTAGCTGTCCGGATCAGTCCATCTGAACTTTTGACAAATTCGACGACTCGGCCAAAAGGCCAATTACTTCTAGTTACAATTCCATCTTGCTGTATGAGCACGATTTCTCCTATCTCTGGCTGCGAGCGCGATgtatttttctgctgtttatgCACAGCTTTGTGCGCGTCCCGCAACTCGGTTAGGTACTCATTGTGCCATCTGTTCCAGAAGGAGTTCGCAACCTCCTCTGCAAATTTAAGTGCTTCTTTCGCCTGTTCGACAGTATCTATTGTAGCATCATTGTAGGTGGGATCATCTAGCTCTTGTTACTGGTTTCAGGTAAGGCGAATTTGAGGTTGCCTTGGAGGAAGTCTACGGGTCGTAGAGGTATACTGGATATGTCCTGTGGATCAAGGACTGTTAGCGGACGGGTGTTAACCACCGCTTCTATACATGTCAGCACTGTCAACAATTTGGTGTATGTTAACCTTTTGCGACCAATGGTCTTGTTGAGACATCTTTTCACGGTTCCGACGAGTCGCTCCCAGACACCTCCAATCCATGGTGATGCCGGAGGATTGAAAACTCATTTGGTACCTTTTGTTGCCGAGTAGGACATTACCGAGTGTCGGTTATCTTAGCTTCGCTGGAACAGCGTGTCTATTACTTTGACTCCTAGCACAAAAGTTTGTGCCACAATCGGATCTGATGATGTTTGGCACTCCTCTGCGGTTTATGAAGCGCAAGAAGCTGTCGAGGAAGGCAGATGCTCTCTACAAGCTCGAGGTGAACCGCTCGTGTCGTAAGGCATGTATACAGGGCAATGTAGACTTTACCGTCGGCGTCGGTTGTAAATGGGCCTAGATAGTCACAGCCCACATTTTGGAATGTCTTCGAAATAACGCTCCGGTCTCCAGGTAATGGGGCCATGTCCGGTTTCGCGAAGGGTAGACCTTGTTCTTTTCTGCATAGCGTACATTTGTGAAGAATCGACCGAATTTTCGTCGAAGGTTTGGGGATCCAAAACTGCATTCTTATTAAAGACAACGTATGTTGCCGTCCGCAATGCATGTTGGTGTCGTGCATCTCGTTCACTATGAGGCGTACCTACTCAGAATCGTTGGGAATGTAGATGGGTTGTTTGGTGTCACGTGGGAAGGCAGCATTTTCAGCCTTGATTGAACCCTAATTAGATGGTTCTCGTCACAGAAAATCCTCTTGTCTTTGTGCTTTGATTGTAGAACGTTGATGTCTATGTGTTCTACTTCTTTGCGGAGTATTATGTTTTCACTGAGCTTCATCTCTTCCGCTGTTATTTCTCTGCTGGAGTCGAAACAGCGTACAATTTCTGTAGTGATGTGTTTGTTTCTGCGCACACTCACCAAAAAAACCCAGCGAGAAAGCGCCTTCATAGCACGCGTGAGTGTTTTTAACGCGTGTGAGTAATGTCTGGAGCGCCTCAAGTCCATGATGCCGTCGGACTTCGCCACGTGCGCTTTGAGTGCAGGTGCGCAGGTCTCTGAGTCTCTCATTAGCCctcgattttcttcttccgcTAGCCATGGACTCATCACTCATTGGCTCGACTGGCCACTTTGTTCTCGGCAGTGAAAACCACGGCGGACCTGTAAGCCAGGAGCTGTTTTCAAATTGCTCTTTCGAAGTTGGTCGTGTTGCCAAGTCAGCGAGATTTTTCTCTGAGTCTGTGTGGAAGTACTCCACCGATATTGCGAGGTCTCAGATGGACTGTTAGATTTTTCGAATTCTGTCAACCTGATTTTCTACAAATAGAGGAAGTTTGCGTGAAGACTGCCTCCATGCGAGAGCAATTTTGCTGTCGCTTACTATGTGGACGTATTTTAAACGATGACGGTATTTTGTGACTATGGTCTTTGCTAGGCGTACAGATATCAGGATAGCTAAAAGTTCCAGTCTTGGAATAGGAAGTTGCCTCTGTTGTGGAACGAGCAAGAAGAACGACACGAGAAAATGACACGAAAGCATTGTTTTGGCGCACAACAAGCCTTTCGTGTCATTTTCCGGCGGATGGGATACGTAACTGCAGCATGATATGACCACCTGACTTGCGTCTTCGAAAACCCAGAGTGTAGCATTCCCAGTGTCTTTGCTGTTGCTACCAATACTGCGTGGGATCGTGACGACGGTACCTGAGATGTCCAAGCACAATTCGTTCCATTCGTGCAAGAATTCAGGATCGAGTGGCTTGTTCCAGCCTGCTTTCAGCATCACAGCGTCTCTCATTAGCATTCTTGCTCTGAGCGATAACGGTGCAGCAAGGCCAAGGAGGTCGTACAATTTATATACCTCACTTACAAGCTTTCGTTTTGTCATGTGCCTTTTGGGCAAAAATGGAATCGTAAGGGATAGGCGGTCAGTGATGGTGTCGTATTTTACATCTAACAGTTTGTTGGGCTTTGCCATACACCTGGCTTGTTGAGGTATGCCGGCATTCACTTCTGTCGAGTTGCTACTGAACTCTCTTAGATTCATGCCAATGTTGGCGAACAATGCTCTGGAGCTCTCAATCTTGGCTAGAGCTTCCTGTATTGTGCTAGCATTGAGGAAAACGTTGTCAACGTAAATGTTGTCTAGAATTTCCTTGGCTAGTGGCAGATCGCTGTTCGTGAGAAATGCTGTTAGTGACATGTTTAGAACGCTTGGTGAAGATCTTATTCCAAACGGAAGAGGTATGAAACGGTAGTGTGCGATGTTGTCGTGGGTAGGAGGCTTGTCTGGGTCCGTCAGCCATACAAACCGTAGAAGGTCGCGGTGTTCAGGAATGATCCTTATTTGTGTGAATGCTGCCTGGATATCCCCAGCAACGAGGATGCTACACCAGCGGCATGTCATGAGTATGTCTTGAATCTTATTGACGAAGCTTTCCCCTGTATGCACTACGTCATTCAGTGGGGGTTTTCCACTTGATTTCGACGAGGCATCAAATACGATTCGCAAGGGTGTGGGTTTTTCGCTTCTCCACACTCCTGTGTGCGGAATATAGTATGTGATGTTGTCAAGAGAGCTTTGCTCTGGGGATGGGACTTCCTCGATTACGTCGTTGCTCTTGTATTCGTCAAGAATTTTTATGTACCATGTCCTTTGTTCTGGATGACTGACATGAAACTTGAAGAGAGAACGCAGTCTTGAGACTGCGACTTTGAAGTTGCTGTCCAACTCGACAACGTTATCCTTCAATGGAAGGGGCGCGACAATTCTTCCGTCTTCGATCATGATTCGCTTTGCGTAGCTATCCAGGTAGTCGTACGCTGTGTCATCTTTTCTGTACTCATCTGTGGAAATCCCCATACCCTCCAACTCGTACATTTGTCGGAGCTCTTGCTTGACATCAGCAAGTGTTTCGGGGCAAGCTACCACTACATGTTCAGCTAGGAGTGTCTGCCCGACTGTGTCGGATTTTCCGAACAAGGCAGGCCCGAACACTGTGTTTTGAGCCAAAAGACCGGATGGCAGCTTTGTCGGAGGTGAGTCTAGCATTACAATGTTCTCGTATGCCTCGACCCCTATCAAAATATGGGGTTTGATCAGTTCTCCGTTTGTTGCCGTGTTGGAGAGGAATATATTGTTTCTCTTGAGAAACTGCACATCGGAACATGTAAGAGCGGCTGACGGAAACGCTTTTGTCAATACTGGCTTGGTACCGAGAGTCAGAGATACACTCTCACCAAATCTTGTTCTGAACTCTGCGGTCACCTTTTGTGCTATATACGTTTCCTCGATACCTCCGATACCATACATCGTGCATTGATATGGCTCGCTGTGCACGAGTGCAAGGTTGTCGGCCAGGGTCGCTTCTATCAAATTGCATTGAGCCCCCGAATCTAGAAAGAGAAGAACGTTTTCGTAGGCGCCCGTCTTATTGTTTTTCACTTGTGCCTCTACCGTCATGAGGACCAGCTGTTTCTGATGGCTATCTTCTTTGGCTAGATTGGAAGAACTTATCAGGGACTGTGACTCGTTTCTTTGCTCTGCAGCTGGCTGTCCTTCGCTCGCAACCATGCTGCTGGATTGATTACGGTAATTGTTTTTATgccgtttctctttttcctggCTGTTTGCGTGATCACTCAGCTGTTCCTTCGACCTGGACACTTCCTCAGGTGTTACGGGCGTTCGCCTGTCGGTGTCCATGGTGCAGAGCGTAGTATGATGATCCCGATTACAATTGGAACAGTTTTGTCGCGTGCAATCTCGACTTCTGCGTTCTTTTGAGAAGCACTTCCAACACACCTGTTGTCCTCTCAGCGCTTGCCTGCGATCAAGTGGTAATCTTACTGCGCGGCAGTTCTCGCTTTGGTGGTTTGTTCGC is part of the Necator americanus strain Aroian chromosome V, whole genome shotgun sequence genome and encodes:
- a CDS encoding hypothetical protein (NECATOR_CHRV.G19128.T1) encodes the protein MPDDVLIFAKRKELIEKKIFGNFSILTAYLRFLVMPSRLRSRTADSEKRASYLNPSKTSKITLLLQSLEDEYSGLKSVVELCKETAGPNQPPSEEQALRVYCEQRRCELQIALDNVEKKLTALKEVYQSIMQTYKEATKPEKKEMLSEMEELKQKANFRVLMQDGECMSCEDDEYEDLDPCSLLSNADQKRSAQNPTTYHTSAEQHLELSPALRVKYPQLKLPHFDGQNESWEEFWGTFSLIIDQNSQLNDLEKILYLKDSIRGKAQQAIRSIPMRSFNYRLIVDVLQKKYGNKGNNGSKIVQRLMNIPQATSRAASCVATLDQVKDLVFQMIATGYDIRKKHDPLWIDTILAKFSYEIIKDCMKTITSGSRLTVGTLLEELQDNVSSRALFENRYSSLTSSHRRVDTSEQLTRANVSRTVNCIFCQRTNHQSENCRAVRLPLDRRQALRGQQVCWKCFSKERRSRDCTRQNCSNCNRDHHTTLCTMDTDRRTPVTPEEVSRSKEQLSDHANSQEKEKRHKNNYRNQSSSMVASEGQPAAEQRNESQSLISSSNLAKEDSHQKQLVLMTVEAQVKNNKTGAYENVLLFLDSGAQCNLIEATLADNLALVHSEPYQCTMYGIGGIEETYIAQKVTAEFRTRFGESVSLTLGTKPVLTKAFPSAALTCSDVQFLKRNNIFLSNTATNGELIKPHILIGVEAYENIVMLDSPPTKLPSGLLAQNTVFGPALFGKSDTVGQTLLAEHVVVACPETLADVKQELRQMYELEGMGISTDEYRKDDTAYDYLDSYAKRIMIEDGRIVAPLPLKDNVVELDSNFKVAVSRLRSLFKFHVSHPEQRTWYIKILDEYKSNDVIEEVPSPEQSSLDNITYYIPHTGVWRSEKPTPLRIVFDASSKSSGKPPLNDVVHTGESFVNKIQDILMTCRWCSILVAGDIQAAFTQIRIIPEHRDLLRFVWLTDPDKPPTHDNIAHYRFIPLPFGIRSSPSVLNMSLTAFLTNSDLPLAKEILDNIYVDNVFLNASTIQEALAKIESSRALFANIGMNLREFSSNSTEVNAGIPQQARCMAKPNKLLDVKYDTITDRLSLTIPFLPKRHMTKRKLVSEVYKLYDLLGLAAPLSLRARMLMRDAVMLKAGWNKPLDPEFLHEWNELCLDISGTVVTIPRSIGSNSKDTGNATLWVFEDASQVVISCCSYVSHPPENDTKGLLCAKTMLSCHFLVSFFLLVPQQRQLPIPRLELLAILISVRLAKTIVTKYRHRLKYVHIVSDSKIALAWRQSSRKLPLFVENQGSIKAENAAFPRDTKQPIYIPNDSEKEQGLPFAKPDMAPLPGDRSVISKTFQNVGCDYLGPFTTDADDDPTYNDATIDTVEQAKEALKFAEEVANSFWNRWHNEYLTELRDAHKAVHKQQKNTSRSQPEIGEIVLIQQDGIVTRSNWPFGRVVEFVKSSDGLIRTAKVLTSSGKTIQRPISKLTPLEISSKIYENDGNKRSTGQKQQQLPTRILPPRKAKQNKKYHDEFPNEEELSHSHIVATSNTIATRFLYPLLVLALAHTSNASHILCAEGKVSVKPPSDTYTLCLNDACRNRTVNDTSTFVLPPSAHHSHVNVTLHSHAEASGRQGKMCRRSKFCDDKTIFTLSLLGNPHCWPFGAIFTAVCIVATAILLVVLCSMVVKKIVPKCSTHPITKLRNQSPAVRTHVDMRPSKFVVVALLALTTVPSETHACQHPHTRHSTELVCNDSNMCTIEYEREFLFNKLHREVCVYLKYRNQTIGNLEISLERTRHKCNKETLFSRDTSPRVFSKKRCPFMGSCLGDTCFNLRANDSVPELREAEVYPGYSKCSETCGGIICGCLGLPLAGCLFYRVAHMPLDNVVYQIYRCPSWSPEVHLRVRPTSAGKETSQSVQLYPYVQQNVTGWNMGVFSLQYLFAAAANRRFAESLKTHMILDDRFKVAVECPSADAALRRFNSCRNRIMCACSTNSNAARCLCPQHTFRAMRNSTAVLPLSTVHYNISAADTVSIDSHEAEVTVAITSRKEIQMI
- a CDS encoding hypothetical protein (NECATOR_CHRV.G19128.T2), whose translation is MPKTYEVRLKPDFIRFWLNEHRESEVGHSLARQRHRRTPDYGKALVLCEEDGSGPPIDFSSALLSISRLVINRYIKRERESRTADSEKRASYLNPSKTSKITLLLQSLEDEYSGLKSVVELCKETAGPNQPPSEEQALRVYCEQRRCELQIALDNVEKKLTALKEVYQSIMQTYKEATKPEKKEMLSEMEELKQKANFRVLMQDGECMSCEDDEYEDLDPCSLLSNADQKRSAQNPTTYHTSAEQHLELSPALRVKYPQLKLPHFDGQNESWEEFWGTFSLIIDQNSQLNDLEKILYLKDSIRGKAQQAIRSIPMRSFNYRLIVDVLQKKYGNKGNNGSKIVQRLMNIPQATSRAASCVATLDQVKDLVFQMIATGYDIRKKHDPLWIDTILAKFSYEIIKDCMKTITSGSRLTVGTLLEELQDNVSSRALFENRYSSLTSSHRRVDTSEQLTRANVSRTVNCIFCQRTNHQSENCRAVRLPLDRRQALRGQQVCWKCFSKERRSRDCTRQNCSNCNRDHHTTLCTMDTDRRTPVTPEEVSRSKEQLSDHANSQEKEKRHKNNYRNQSSSMVASEGQPAAEQRNESQSLISSSNLAKEDSHQKQLVLMTVEAQVKNNKTGAYENVLLFLDSGAQCNLIEATLADNLALVHSEPYQCTMYGIGGIEETYIAQKVTAEFRTRFGESVSLTLGTKPVLTKAFPSAALTCSDVQFLKRNNIFLSNTATNGELIKPHILIGVEAYENIVMLDSPPTKLPSGLLAQNTVFGPALFGKSDTVGQTLLAEHVVVACPETLADVKQELRQMYELEGMGISTDEYRKDDTAYDYLDSYAKRIMIEDGRIVAPLPLKDNVVELDSNFKVAVSRLRSLFKFHVSHPEQRTWYIKILDEYKSNDVIEEVPSPEQSSLDNITYYIPHTGVWRSEKPTPLRIVFDASSKSSGKPPLNDVVHTGESFVNKIQDILMTCRWCSILVAGDIQAAFTQIRIIPEHRDLLRFVWLTDPDKPPTHDNIAHYRFIPLPFGIRSSPSVLNMSLTAFLTNSDLPLAKEILDNIYVDNVFLNASTIQEALAKIESSRALFANIGMNLREFSSNSTEVNAGIPQQARCMAKPNKLLDVKYDTITDRLSLTIPFLPKRHMTKRKLVSEVYKLYDLLGLAAPLSLRARMLMRDAVMLKAGWNKPLDPEFLHEWNELCLDISGTVVTIPRSIGSNSKDTGNATLWVFEDASQVVISCCSYVSHPPENDTKGLLCAKTMLSCHFLVSFFLLVPQQRQLPIPRLELLAILISVRLAKTIVTKYRHRLKYVHIAENAAFPRDTKQPIYIPNDSEKEQGLPFAKPDMAPLPGDRSVISKTFQNVGCDYLGPFTTDADEEVANSFWNRWHNEYLTELRDAHKAVHKQQKNTSRSQPEIGEIVLIQQDGIVTRSNWPFGRVVEFVKSSDGLIRTAKVLTSSGKTIQRPISKLTPLEISSKIYENDGNKRSTGQKQQQLPTRILPPRKAKQNKKYHDEFPNEEELSHSHIVATSNTIATRFLYPLLVLALAHTSNASHILCAEGKVSVKPPSDTYTLCLNDACRNRTVNDTSTFVLPPSAHHSHVNVTLHSHAEASGRQGKMCRRSKFCDDKTIFTLSLLGNPHCWPFGAIFTAVCIVATAILLVVLCSMVVKKIVPKCSTHPITKLRNQSPAVRTHVDMRPSKFVVVALLALTTVPSETHACQHPHTRHSTELVCNDSNMCTIEYEREFLFNKLHREVCVYLKYRNQTIGNLEISLERTRHKCNKETLFSRDTSPRVFSKKRCPFMGSCLGDTCFNLRANDSVPELREAEVYPGYSKCSETCGGIICGCLGLPLAGCLFYRVAHMPLDNVVYQIYRCPSWSPEVHLRVRPTSAGKETSQSVQLYPYVQQNVTGWNMGVFSLQYLFAAAANRRFAESLKTHMILDDRFKVAVECPSADAALRRFNSCRNRIMCACSTNSNAARCLCPQHTFRAMRNSTAVLPLSTVHYNISAADTVSIDSHEAEVTVAITSRKEIQMI